The Microbacterium sp. W4I20 genome segment GCGAAGAGCTTCAGTGCAGTTCGTGACTTTCGCCGCCGAATAGGCTACTGTCGACTCACTGGGGAATATCTGGGCTCTGTCTTCCTGCCGTGGGGGCAGGATGAGCTCACGCAGTCGAATGCAGGGGTGTGTTCGGGTGCGATTCCGCGTGAAATTCTGGGGAGAATCATGCTGAAGAAACTGGCTGCAATCAGCCTTACTGCTGGCGCGCTGGTATTCATCGCGCCGACCGTCGCAACCGCCGCGCAGACTGTGCCGGCTGCAGAGTCCGACTCGTATGCGGGGACTCCCGGGGTGAAGGTCGGCGACCCGATCATCGACACCTGCGAGGTCTCGACCGTCGTCTTCGGCGCGGGCTACTTCCTGCCGTCCGAGACCGTCAACGTGAATGTCTCCGGCCTGAACGCCGGGGGCGCCTCGGTGTCGGGGAACACGGCTTCAGCCGACGGTGGCCTGACGGTCACGTTCCGCCCGCCGGCGGATGGCGAAGGCTCGTACACGCTCGCCTTCGGGGGATCGCGTCCGTACACCGCGACCATCACGGTCTCGCACGGTCAGGACGCTGCAGCCAACTGCGGCCACGACCCTGCGGTCGCGCCGGCCGGCACTGAGATGCCGCTCACGGGCGGTACCGAGCTGGCTCTCACCGGTGGAAGCGTTTCGCCGTGGATGCTCGGTGGCGGAGCAGTCGCTCTCGTCGCCGGTGGCGCTCTGGTGGCCGCTGGGGCGGCCCGCCGCAAGCGCGCCTAGGTTCGACTGCCGCCTCGTGCGGTGGTCGACCGGACGACGGTGATCCCTCCCCCTCCGATCACCGTCGTCTGGTGTATCCGGTGACCGCGCCGGAAGCCCACGACCGTCTCCTTCATCTCGGGGAGACGGTCGTGGGCTGCGCCATGCCCGCGACCGATCACCGTCGCGGAGCCGCCACCGATCACGGTCCGGGAGCCGCGACCGATCACGGCTCGGGGGTGGGCGTCTCCGTCGGAGGGTGGAGCTTCTGCTGGACCATGTCGTGGATGAACCCGTAGTCAGGCTCGTGCTCGTCGACACCCGCCTCGGGAACGAGCTCGATCGTGGTGACCGGCTGCTTCTTGGCCTTGAGCATCAGGTCGAAGAACTCGGGCAGCTTGTCCTGAGGCAGGTCGGTGTTGATGAGCGCCGTTCCGGCCGCCGCGACCTCGTTGAACCGCGTGAGCACCGTCTGCGGCGTGAACTGGGACAGGATCGCCTCCTGGAGCTCCCGCTGCCGCTTCATGCGATCCCAGTCGCTGGTCGTGTAGCGCGAGCGCGCGTACCACTGCGCGGTGTCGCCGTCCATGTGCTGCTGGCCCGGCTCGATCCATCCGATCGCCCACGCGTCGACATCGTGCGGATCCACGCCGTCCGGAGGACCGCCCTTCGGGAGACGCTCGGTGACGTTGATGTCCACCCCGCCGAGCGCATCGACCAGATCGGCGAAGCCGTGCATGTCGACGAAGACGTAGTACGGGATCTCGATGCCGAGAACACCCTCGGCTGCATCCTTGGTCGCCTCGATACCGGGGTCCGAGCCGTGCGCCGCCGCGTCCGGATACAGCGATGCCCCGCCGTCCTCGCGGCAGATCTCCGCCGCGTTGCGCACGTGGTTCATCCATCCGTTCCAGCCGCAGGACGATGAGCTGTGTCCTTCGAACCCGTTGGGATACAGCGCCTGCATCGGGCTACCCTCGCTGAACGGGGCATTCGGAAGCTCGCGCGGGATGCCGGTGATCGTCACAGCGCCGGTGTCGGCGTTGACGGACACCACGGAGATGCTGTCGAACCGCATCGAATCGCGCCCGTCTCCGCTGTCGGCGCCCAGCAGGAGGATGTTGTAATACCCCTCGCTCGGGGGCAGACTCGGTCCGCTCTGGCCGAAGATGGTGCTGATCGTGCCTCGAGCCGAACCGACCGCGGTCGCCGCGTATCCGGCGCCACCGCCGACGAGGCCCAACAGCACCAGGGCCACGACGGGGATCGCGATGCGCGACGCGCCGGGCACCTTGACCAGACGGACGAGCCGCAGCGCGTCGAAGGTGAGAACGATCCAGAGCACGACGTACGCGACGAGCAGCACCTGCACCAGCGTGAGCACGGCCGCGGAGAACCACCCGCCGCCGATCGTCAACCAGAGCAGCACCGGACGTGCGAACAGTGCCAGGCCGGCGGCGACGATCACCAGGAACCACGCGAGCAGCGTGGCGCCGAGACCGAATCGCCCGAGGCGTCGATTCCCCGCCAGGACCTGCGCGGATCCGGGGACGAACAGGTTGAGCGCGACGAGCCACCATCCGCGCTTGGTCATCATGCCCGCATCTGCCGAGTCGGGATGCCGCAGCGGCCGGGTCTCGATGAGCGGGCGCGCGGTCGCGCGCGGTGGCGCGAGGGTCACAGCGAGTCCTTCAGCCGTTCGTTCTTGGCCTCGACCTGAGACTCGAGATCACGGGCGAAGGCCTCGATGCGATCAGCGAGATCGGAATCGGCTGCACCGAGGATCCGAGCAGCCAGCAGCCCGGCGTTGCGTGCGCCGCCGATCGAGACCGTGGCGACCGGGATGCCGGCGGGCATCTGCACGATCGAGAGCAGCGAGTCCATGCCGTCGAGGTAGGCGAGCGGCACCGGGACCCCCACGACGGGGAGGGCGGTCATCGATGCGACCATACCCGGGAGATGCGCCGCTCCCCCGGCTCCGGCGATGATCACCCGGATGCCGCGCCCTCGCGCCTCGCGCGCATACGACATCAGCTTGTCCGGGGTGCGGTGGGCCGACACGACCTCCACCTCATGCGGGATGCCGAACTCGGTGAGCGCCTGAGAGGCGTCGCTCATCACGCGCCAGTCGGAGTCGGATCCCATGATGACGCCGACCAGCGGCTCGGCAGCGGAGTGCAGTGGCTCGGTCACCTGATCAGGCTACGGTCTGGTGCTGTGAGAAGCCCCCAGCGGCACGCTCTTGCGACGTGATCGCGGCGGAGTCAGGCGAAGTACGCGGCCGTGGCCCTCGCCTCGTACACGGCATCGTCGAGATCATCACCTGCCACGTTCACGTGGCCGACCTTGCGGCCGGGGCGCGGAGCCTTGCCGTAGGTGTGGATCTTGGCCGTCGGGTGCTCCGCCATGGCGCCGGCGAATCGCTCCTCCAGCCCGCCCTCCTCCGGCCCGCCGAGGATGTTGACCATCACCGACCAGGGCGCACGGGGGGACGCGCTGCCGAGCGGAAGATCGGCCACCGCACGCAGGTGCTGCTCGAACTGGCCGGGTGACCGCGCCGTCCTGACTCCAGTGGCCGCTGTTGTGGGGCCGCATGGCGAGCTCGTTGACGAGAATCCGCTCATCGTCGGTCTCGAAGAGCTCGACGGCGAGCATGCCCGTGACGCCGACGCCTTCCGCGATGGTGCGGCCGATCTGCTCCGCCACCTGCACGAGACGCTCCGCCGCGGCAGGGGCCGGGGCGATCACCTCAGCGCACACGCCGTCACGCTGCACGGTCTCCACCACGGGGTACGCGACGATCTCTCCACTGACACTGCGCGCCACCTGCTGGGCGAGCTCCCGGACGAACGGCACGAGCTCCTCCACGAGGAGGGCGTCGCCTTCCTCGACCGCATCCATCCAGTCCTGCGCCTCATCGGCGGAGCCGATCACGCGCACACCCTTGCCGTCGTAACCGCCCCGCGGCGTCTTCACGACGGCCCGGCCGCGGTGGGCATCGAGGAAGTCCTGCAGTTCGGCGGTGTCGTGCACAGCAGCCCAGTCGGGTTGCGGGATGCCGAGCTCCGCCAGACGGGCGCGCATCACGAGCTTGTCCTGGGCGAACTGCAGCGCGTCGGGCCCGGGGTGCACAGCCACGCCATCCGCGACAAGCGCCCGCAGCACGTCCTGCGGCACATGCTCGTGATCGAAGGTGATGACATCGACGTCCGCCGCGAAGGACCGGACGACCGCGAGGTCGCGGTAGTCGCCGACGGCCGTCGCGGCGAGGCGGGCGGACATGCCGTCACCCTCCGCCAGCACCCGCAGGTCGAGGCCGAGTTCGACCGCCGGAGCGATCATCATCCGGGCGAGCTGTCCGCCGCCGATCACGCCAACACGCAGTGCCATGTGCCGTCTCCATTCGTCTGCCCCCATTCTCCCGCACCCAGCGAGCGGGGACGGACACACCGGGGTCAGGCGCGGTCGAACTCGTCCGAACCGCCCTGCGCGTCGCGGTGCGCGAGAATCTGGCCGACCTCGATCTGGTCGGCGAGTGTCTCGTGCACCAGCGTCACATTGGGGACGTTCGGCAGACGGAGTGCCGCGTCGACGCCGTTCGAGAGCGTGATGGTGCCCGATCCCCACAGCCGCTGCAGGGGGCCGCGGCGCACGCCGATCGTGTACCCCCTGGCGTGAGACATCTCCCGACGCTGACGCGCCCCGATGCCCTGATGGGCGATGACCCGTCTGGTCGTGATCGTGGTGCTGCGCGAGTACCAGATGATGAAGGGGAAGACGACCAGGAGGATGACGAGAAGACCCGACGCGCTGAGCAGCATCCAGTTCTCGATTCCTGCCGGCAGGTTGTCGTAGAAGAAGGCCGTGGCGCCGAAGGCGGCGATCAGGACGACCGCCGACCAGAACAACCGACGCGCGTGGCTTCGGAAGCGGGCGATCAGGAGTTCTTCGGACGGCACGCCCGGCGGCGGCATCAGGGGCCGGCCTCCGAGCGTCACTGGCTGGGTCACCCCACCATTGTGCCTGTGATATCCGACAACGCCGTCTGCGCGGCGGCGTGTCAGTTTCCGGCGGGCCGCACGTGAACGACGTCTCCGGCCGAGATCGCGTGCTCGACGCCATCGATGGACACGAGCAGACGTCCCTCCCGGTCCAGTGCCGTCGCGGTGCCCTCGAGCACCCGGCCACCCGGCATCGACGCGCGAACGGCGAGGCCCAGAGTCGCACAGCGGTCCGTCACAGCCGCATGCAGACCGCTCACGACGGCATCATCGGCGGCGGCGAGCGCGACGAGACGACCATCCAGGACACGCAGGTAGTCGGACAGCAGGCGGTCGTCGTCGACCTCCGTCCCGAGGACCGTGAAAGACGTCGCCGTGGGCACCGGGAGCTCCTCGGGCGTCATGGCGGTGTTCACCCCGGAGCCCACGATCACGGAATCGGTCGTCGCCTCGGCGAGGATGCCGCAGATCTTGCGGCCGTCGACCAACACGTCATTCGGCCATTTCACGGCGACGTCATGGTCGGGGAGCTGCGCGGCCACTGCCTGGGCCATCGCCAGACCCGCCGCGAGCGGGATCCATCCGCGCGCTCCGGGATCTGCGGGAAGCTCGCGGAGCAGGACGGAGATCGCGAGCGAAGAACCCGCCGGTGCGACCCAGGTGCGGTCGAGTCGACCACGCCCGGCCGTCTGGTTCCTGGTCAGCAGAACCGACAGATGGGGCCACTCCGCGTCGCCTGCGCGGGCGCGCAGATCGGCGTTCGTCGACCCGGTCGAGGGCAGCTCCTCGATCCGGGCGGCGATCGCACTCGAGAGGGGGAAGCCGACGTTCACGCGTCCTCCTCGTCGGCCTCTTCGTCGTCGTCGTCCTCGTCCTCGCGGACGGCGCCGATCTCGTGGGCCTGCCAGTTCTCCCACTCCTGCATGAGATGGCCGACGGCAGCATGGAACTTCGCCGTCGCCACGCCGGGAGTCGTGTCGCCGAAGTAGTGCTGCACCCACATCCGCAGACGGGCGACGGCCGCGTCGTCGGCGCGCACGCGCTCCACCTCGGACACGATGCGCGACGCGGCATCCACGGTCAGCCATTCGCAGTCCGCCAGATACCCGGTGGAGTCGATGGCCGCCCGGTCGTCGACTGGGCGCGTGATCATGAGGGGCTTCCCCGCCGCAAGCCGGTCGTACACCATGGCCGAGATGTCGACGACCGCGACGTCGGCGGCCGAGAGCTGCCACCCCAGTTCTGCGCCGTGGTCGTAGACGTGCTGCGCTCCGCGGTCGGCGGCGTTCGCGGCATTGATCGCCGCGACGATCCGCCGGTGGGCGGCGCCGTATGCCTCGTCGACCACTCCGCTGCGCGGATGCGGGCGATAGATCACGCGGTGCGACCCCGTCGCCAGCAGCTGCTTCACGAGCGTCTCGCCATGGCTGGCGATCGAGCCGTAGTGGGCGCTCGGCCGGTCGCCCTCCCAGGTCGGCGCGTAGAGCACGACGGTGCGGCCGTCCGGTGTGTACGGCAGGGTGCCGGAATAGTGATCGGCCTGCGGACGGCCGATGTCGAGCGTGCGGCGATCGACGTCGTAGTCCCACAGCGTGCGGGCGAGCCGGTCGCGCGCGGCCTGACCCGCCACGAAGGCGTAGTCGTAAGCCTTGTACTGATTGGTGGTCATGTACATCTTGTCGGACTCGCCGTGATTGATGAACACGTGCCAGCGCCGCCCGTAGCGGAACATCTGGAAGTTGCGGGTGTTCTGATTCACGTACAGGACGACGCGGATGTCCTGATTGGCGATGAACCGCTCGAGATCGCGGACCTTGGGCACGAAGGCGACGGCCGGACCATCCTCGTCGAGGAGCTTCTCGGCGCCCGCGGCCGACCGCGAGAGCACCACGACCGGCCAGAGCCGGGAGAGCTCGGCCAGGGGCCGGTACCACTGACGCATCTGGTACATGTTCACTGCCCCGTCAGCGAAGTACACCGCGACCTGGAAGTGACCGGCCGGATGGGGTTCGTGCTCCGAGAGGCGGCGGCGCACCCGCTGCACCGCGCTGCGGGATGCGAGCGCACGCGTGAGGAGACGGTACGCCTTCGTGACGTCAGACAATGCACCCATCCCTCCAGAATACGGTTGCCCGGCACGGATCAGGGAACGCCCGAAGTCACCGTGACATGATCGTCGTGTGCCTGCCAACGATTCCACCGCCACCGAAGCCGGGGTGTCGTTCGTCATGCCGGTGCTCAACGAGCGCGCATACCTCGAGCACGCCGTCGCGTCGGTCCTCGCGCAGGAGGTCGAGGGTCCCGCCGAGCTCGTGCTGGCTCTGGCCCCGTCGACCGATGGCACGACCGAACTCGCCGAGCGTCTCGCCGCCGCGGACGACCGGATCCGTCTGGTCGAGAACCCGGCGGCGCACATCCCCGTCGGTCTCAACGCGGCCATCCGCGCCAGCCGCTACCCGACCATCGTGCGCGTCGATGCGCACTCGGAGCTCTCCCCCGGGTACGCCGCTCGCGCGCTGGAGACCTTGCAGCGCACGGGATCCGCGAACGTCGGCGGCATCATGCACGCCGAAGGGCGCACCCCCTTCCAGAAGGCCGTCGCCCGCCTGTACAACTCCCCCGTCGGACTCGGCGGCGGCGCCTACCATGGCCGCACCAACGAGGGCGAGGCCGAATCCGCGTATCTGGGCGTGATGCGGCGCGAGGTGCTCGACGAGGTCGGACTCTTCGACGAGTCCATCCGCCGCGGCGAGGACTGGGAGCTCAACCTCCGCATCCGCCAGGCCGGGCACCGGGTCTGGTTCGACCCGAGCCTGTCGGTGACCTACTGGCCGCGGGAGAGCTGGCTGCGCCTCGCCCGCCAGTTCCGTGCGACCGGCGCCTGGCGAGGAGAACTCGTCCGCCGGTTCGGCCGCCGCAACGGCATCCGCTACTTCGCTCCGCCGGCGCTGGTGCTGATCGTCGCGCTCGCGGTCGTCGTCGGCGTGCTGCAGCTCACGGGTGTGCTCACCGGCGTCGCCGCGCTGACGGCGTCGCTCCTCGTGTATGGGCCGCTGGCGCTGTACCTGCTGCTGGTGCTCGCGGTCGCTCTCGCGCCGGGCGACGGCGGTCTGCGTCAGAAGCTGTGGTCGGCGGTCGTGCTGCCGACCATGCACCTGTCGTGGGGAGTCGGCTTCCTCGGCGGCGTGCTGCGCGGCGCGCGCGACACCGTCGACGCCTCGAGGCTCGGCACGCGCAACACCCCGCTGCCCTGAGACCCGCCGCAACGATCAGCGGGTGACGAGCCCGAGGTCCAGGATGCGATCGACGACGCGCTGCGCCGCATGGCCGTCGTCACGCCGGTTGAACTGCGCGCGCCACGCTGCGTAGCGCGCAGAGTGCACGGACTCCTGGCCGCGGTCGGCGAGCGCGGCGGCGAGTTCGTCCTGTGTGCGCACCAGCGGGCCGGGAGCGCGTTCCGCGAGATCGAAGTAGAAGCCTCTCAGCTGTCCGCGATAGTGGTCGAGGTCCGGAACGAGGAAGTACATCGGCTTTCCGGTGACGCTGAAGTCGAACATGACCGAGGAGTAGTCGGTGATCAGCGCGTCGGCGGCGAGCAGCAGCTGCGACGTCTCGGGGAACCCGGTGACATCGATCACTCGGGCACCGGCATGGTCGCGCCCCTGATGCAGAGTCCGGGAATGACCGCGCACCAGCACCACGGCATCGGCCTGCTGCGCGAGCAGTTCCGGGTCGACGAAGTCGACCATCTCGCTGCGATCGTCCCGCCAGGTCGGCGCGTAGAGGAGCACGCGCTCCTCGGGCCCGATGCCCAGCGCCGAGCGGATGACGGCCGGGTCACCCGTCGTGAGGACGTCGTTGCGCGGATAGCCCTCCACCCAGATCGGGCGACCGAAGAACGCATATGCCTTGCGGAGGATGCGCTCGGAGTAGGTGTTCTGCGCCAGCAGCACGTCCCAGCGTCGGGACTCCTTCACGACGGCGGCCATCCGGCGCGGATCGAAGCCGGGGCGGTGCAGGGCGAGTCGCTTGAGCGGCGTGCCGTGCCAGGTCTGCAGCACCTTCTGCCCCGGTTTGCGCACGAACCGGCGCCGAAGCCAGTCGTTGACGACGAGCAGTCGGGCGGCGCCGCGCGCGTGCCACCACTCGGGACTCCCCTCGACCACGGCGATCGCCCCCTCGGGCACGGCGACCGAGAGGTCCACGACGCTCCAGTACCGGCGCACGTCCGGCGCGCGCCGCGCGAGCTCCCGGTCGATCGCCCGGGGGTTGCAGCCGACGCTGCGCCCGTAGAAGCTCTCGAAGAACACGGCGTTCTCGGTGCCGCCGGTTTGGGCCACGTAGCGGCCCTCGAGTGTCGCCTGCCCCTCGACGGTCTCGTATACGGGCGAGATCGGCGGCGCGATCTGCACGGAGCCGCCTTCGACGGTGACGCGCACGCCGGTCAGGACGACGGGCGCGACGTGAAGCTCGTCCAGCTCGACGTCCGCGATGCGCAGTTCGTACTCCCCCGAGGGCAATGGCAGCTCCGGGCCGCCCCAGCGCGAGGCCTTTAGCGGGAAGGTGGCTTTCCAGGTCTTGCCTCCGCCGGTGAGGCGCGCGTCGACACGTGCCCGCGGTCCGATGAGAGCTGCCGCTGCCGGTCGAGGACCGGTCCCGGCGATGATCAGCGCCTCCGCGACGTCATCGATGCGGGCCGTTGTCATGCTGCTCCCTTCGGCGCGGGGATCCCCCGCGCGCGGATTGCTTCGTACACCCGCTGGGTGTTGCGCCCATCGCGGTACGCATGCATCTCCGCGCTGAGCGTAGCGGAATGCGCGGTACCCGCTTCGAACGCATCGGAATCGGAGAGCAGGGTTCGCAGCTGACGGAGCAGCACGCCCCAGTCTGCCGCGACCTCGTCGCCCGCCACATCCTCGAACCGCCCGTAGAACCCCCTCGTCCGCGCGTAGGCGGCCGCGTCCGGTGCGAGGAACAGCACCGGCATCCGCAGCAGTCCGACGTCGTAGGCGAGAGAGGAGTAATCGGTGATGAGCACGTCCATCGCCGGAAGTGCCGGCGAGACGTCGGGGAGGACGGAGGCGCCCAGCATCCGCACCCGCCTGGTCGGAAGCGGCGGGCTGTAGGCGCCCTCGCCGAGCAAATGCGAGCGGATGAGCAGGACCGCGTCGGCGTCTTCGAGAGTGCGGATGATCCCGACCCATTCGGATGCCGAGGGCACGGCAGGGTCGGCGGCGCCATCGCGCCAGGTCGGTGCGTAGAGCACCGTGCGTGCGCCGTCGGGGAGGTCGTCGATGAGGCCGTGCAGCAGAGCGGATGCCGCTGTGCGGCGCTCTTCGATCGTCCCGGCGGAGAGCACGTCCACGCGCGGCTCTCCGGTCACGACGACGCGGTCGTCGCCGAGGCCGAACGCGGACTCCAGGCGCCCACGGGCACGGTGCGACGCAGCAGGCAGTACCCGGATGCGCTGGGCGGCACCCCGATAGAGGAGGGCGATCAGGCGGCGCAGCAGCGGCGCCCCCGGCACGTCCGGCACCTGCGTCGTCGCCGGGGAGTCGAGGCCGATCCGCTTGAGCGGGATCCCGTGCCAGAGCTGCACCACGAAGCCGCCGCCGTTCGCATAGCGGTTGACGTCGCCGAGGCCGTGCGTGACGACGAGCACGCCTGCCCTCGCCGTCGTCCACCAGCCGCGGAGGCTGTCCTTGCGGACCGTGCGGAGGCCGAGCGCCGCGGCATCCCGATCCTCGCGCTCGGACGAGGTGAGCCAGACCGTGTCGTGCCCTGCCACCGAGGCGTACCGATGGAGAGCGAGCGCCCCGTCACCGATCCCGGCACCGCATCCGAAGACCCAGCGCCGGCCACGCGGCACCAGCAGGGTACCTATGCGTCCTGCGGCATAGAGCGGGATCCGGAGCAGCTTGGCCGCATTGCCGGTGCCGAAAGAGAAGGACGCCACCCCGCGAGCCTATCGCGGGGGTGGCGTCCTTCCGTGCGGAACGGCTCAGCCGGCGAGGTCGCCGAGCGTCACGTCGATCTCGTACTCCTTGCCGCCCCGGACGTAGGTGACCTTCGCGTCGCTACCAGCGGCCGCGGCGCGCACCTGTGCCGTGAGGTCGCTGGCGTTGGTGATCGGAACGCCGTTGAACGCGGTGACGACATCGCCTTCCTTCAGGCCGCCGTCAGCGGCCGCTCCACCGGCGCTCGCCTTGGCGATGTAAGCTCCGGCGACCTCTGCACCCTCGACGCTCGCCGCGTCGCGCACCGATGCTCCGAGGAGTCCGTGCGTGGCCGCGCCGTCGGCGATGATCTCCTCGGAGACGCGCTGCGCGATGTTCGAGGGAATCGCGAAGCCGATGCCGATGGAGCCCGACTCCTCGGAGTTGCCCGAGCTGGCGATGGCCACGTTGATGCCGATCAGCTCGCCCTTGCTGTTCACGAGCGCTCCGCCGGAGTTGCCGTGGTTGATCGCGGCGTCCGTCTGGATGACGGCGATCGAGATCGACTCGGAGGACTGCTGACCGGTGTTGCCGGGGAGGTCGAACTGGAACGGTCCCTCTCCCTCTCCCTCACCCTCCGGTGTCTGCTGGTCCTCGGGAGCGTCTTCCGACGACGAGTCGGGGAGCGCGGACGAGGCGATCTGGATGCTCCGGTTCAGCGCGCTCACGATGCCGGTCGTGACCGAGTTCGCGAGGCCGAGCGGTGCACCGAGGGCAACGGCGGTGTCACCGACGTTGAGCTTCGACGAGTCGGCGAAGTCGATGGGCGTGAGGCCCTTCGCCCCCTTCAGCTTGATCACGGCGAGGTCGTAGATCGGGTCGGTTCCGACGACCGTGGCCTCGTAGATGTGTCCGTCGGAGGTCGTCACCCGGATCGTCGGGTCGGCGACAGCACCGCCGAGCGTGACGACGTGCGTGTTGGTGAGCACATAGCCGTCGTCGCTCACGATGACGCCCGAGCCGCTGCCGCCCTCGTCGGAGCCGGCGACCTCGATCGTGACGACGGAGGGGAGGGCGGCCGTCGCGACCGCCGTGGTCTCGTTGACCGATCCCGGGTTGTTGACCGTGACGGTCTGCGGGCCCGTCGCGGTACCGCTGGAGGGCTGGTTCTGGATGCCGCTCAGCAGTGCTCCGCCGCCGAATCCTGCGACACCGCCGACGAGGGCCGCCGCGAGGATGAACGCCGCGAACTTCGGGCCGCTGCGGGGCTTCGAGTCCTTCGTCTTCACACCATCGGCCGGCGGGACGACGAACCCGAGCGGCGCCGTTCCGTCGAGGGGTTGGGTCGGCTGCGTGTACGACGCAGCGCTGGGGATGCCGAAGGCGGCTCCCGGTGCCGAGCCGGTCGCCGGGGCGCTCGGCGCGGCGAAGCGCTGGGCTGCGGGCGGACCGGCAGGGGCCGCCGGCGCCTGCGACGTGAAGGTCGAAGGCACCTCGTGTCCCTGCGACGGTGCCGTCGAGGACGCACCGGTGAGGTCAGCGGCGGCGGCGGGCGCCGGCTGAGCGACGCCCTCTGCTGCCTGGGCGGACGGCACGGCGTCGTGCGACGCGGGTGCCGAGTGGTTCTGGGTGTCGTCTTCGTTCATGGTGTGCTCCTTCATCAACGCCCCTTCAGACTGCTCCTCGAGTCTGTGCGTTTGATATGGCGGAGATGAGTTTCGGCTATGGCCTTAGCCTGTTCTTCATGAGTGTCATCCCCGGCGCATGGCGCCGCACGGCTGCGGGTGCAGGTCTGCTCGCCGCGGACGGAACCGTCGCGCCCACCATCTTCGCAGAGATGTCTGCGGCGGCGGCCCGGACCGGCGCGATCAATCTGGGCCAGGGCTTCCCCGACGAGGACGGTCCGGCGGAAGTCCTCGAGGCGGCACGCGCGGCCATCGCGGGCGGGGCGAACCAGTAC includes the following:
- a CDS encoding LCP family protein, producing MTLAPPRATARPLIETRPLRHPDSADAGMMTKRGWWLVALNLFVPGSAQVLAGNRRLGRFGLGATLLAWFLVIVAAGLALFARPVLLWLTIGGGWFSAAVLTLVQVLLVAYVVLWIVLTFDALRLVRLVKVPGASRIAIPVVALVLLGLVGGGAGYAATAVGSARGTISTIFGQSGPSLPPSEGYYNILLLGADSGDGRDSMRFDSISVVSVNADTGAVTITGIPRELPNAPFSEGSPMQALYPNGFEGHSSSSCGWNGWMNHVRNAAEICREDGGASLYPDAAAHGSDPGIEATKDAAEGVLGIEIPYYVFVDMHGFADLVDALGGVDINVTERLPKGGPPDGVDPHDVDAWAIGWIEPGQQHMDGDTAQWYARSRYTTSDWDRMKRQRELQEAILSQFTPQTVLTRFNEVAAAGTALINTDLPQDKLPEFFDLMLKAKKQPVTTIELVPEAGVDEHEPDYGFIHDMVQQKLHPPTETPTPEP
- the purE gene encoding 5-(carboxyamino)imidazole ribonucleotide mutase, coding for MGSDSDWRVMSDASQALTEFGIPHEVEVVSAHRTPDKLMSYAREARGRGIRVIIAGAGGAAHLPGMVASMTALPVVGVPVPLAYLDGMDSLLSIVQMPAGIPVATVSIGGARNAGLLAARILGAADSDLADRIEAFARDLESQVEAKNERLKDSL
- a CDS encoding PH domain-containing protein, producing the protein MPPPGVPSEELLIARFRSHARRLFWSAVVLIAAFGATAFFYDNLPAGIENWMLLSASGLLVILLVVFPFIIWYSRSTTITTRRVIAHQGIGARQRREMSHARGYTIGVRRGPLQRLWGSGTITLSNGVDAALRLPNVPNVTLVHETLADQIEVGQILAHRDAQGGSDEFDRA
- a CDS encoding biotin--[acetyl-CoA-carboxylase] ligase; this translates as MNVGFPLSSAIAARIEELPSTGSTNADLRARAGDAEWPHLSVLLTRNQTAGRGRLDRTWVAPAGSSLAISVLLRELPADPGARGWIPLAAGLAMAQAVAAQLPDHDVAVKWPNDVLVDGRKICGILAEATTDSVIVGSGVNTAMTPEELPVPTATSFTVLGTEVDDDRLLSDYLRVLDGRLVALAAADDAVVSGLHAAVTDRCATLGLAVRASMPGGRVLEGTATALDREGRLLVSIDGVEHAISAGDVVHVRPAGN
- a CDS encoding CDP-glycerol glycerophosphotransferase family protein, which codes for MGALSDVTKAYRLLTRALASRSAVQRVRRRLSEHEPHPAGHFQVAVYFADGAVNMYQMRQWYRPLAELSRLWPVVVLSRSAAGAEKLLDEDGPAVAFVPKVRDLERFIANQDIRVVLYVNQNTRNFQMFRYGRRWHVFINHGESDKMYMTTNQYKAYDYAFVAGQAARDRLARTLWDYDVDRRTLDIGRPQADHYSGTLPYTPDGRTVVLYAPTWEGDRPSAHYGSIASHGETLVKQLLATGSHRVIYRPHPRSGVVDEAYGAAHRRIVAAINAANAADRGAQHVYDHGAELGWQLSAADVAVVDISAMVYDRLAAGKPLMITRPVDDRAAIDSTGYLADCEWLTVDAASRIVSEVERVRADDAAVARLRMWVQHYFGDTTPGVATAKFHAAVGHLMQEWENWQAHEIGAVREDEDDDDEEADEEDA
- a CDS encoding glycosyltransferase family 2 protein, whose translation is MPVLNERAYLEHAVASVLAQEVEGPAELVLALAPSTDGTTELAERLAAADDRIRLVENPAAHIPVGLNAAIRASRYPTIVRVDAHSELSPGYAARALETLQRTGSANVGGIMHAEGRTPFQKAVARLYNSPVGLGGGAYHGRTNEGEAESAYLGVMRREVLDEVGLFDESIRRGEDWELNLRIRQAGHRVWFDPSLSVTYWPRESWLRLARQFRATGAWRGELVRRFGRRNGIRYFAPPALVLIVALAVVVGVLQLTGVLTGVAALTASLLVYGPLALYLLLVLAVALAPGDGGLRQKLWSAVVLPTMHLSWGVGFLGGVLRGARDTVDASRLGTRNTPLP
- a CDS encoding CDP-glycerol glycerophosphotransferase family protein: MTTARIDDVAEALIIAGTGPRPAAAALIGPRARVDARLTGGGKTWKATFPLKASRWGGPELPLPSGEYELRIADVELDELHVAPVVLTGVRVTVEGGSVQIAPPISPVYETVEGQATLEGRYVAQTGGTENAVFFESFYGRSVGCNPRAIDRELARRAPDVRRYWSVVDLSVAVPEGAIAVVEGSPEWWHARGAARLLVVNDWLRRRFVRKPGQKVLQTWHGTPLKRLALHRPGFDPRRMAAVVKESRRWDVLLAQNTYSERILRKAYAFFGRPIWVEGYPRNDVLTTGDPAVIRSALGIGPEERVLLYAPTWRDDRSEMVDFVDPELLAQQADAVVLVRGHSRTLHQGRDHAGARVIDVTGFPETSQLLLAADALITDYSSVMFDFSVTGKPMYFLVPDLDHYRGQLRGFYFDLAERAPGPLVRTQDELAAALADRGQESVHSARYAAWRAQFNRRDDGHAAQRVVDRILDLGLVTR
- a CDS encoding CDP-glycerol glycerophosphotransferase family protein; the encoded protein is MASFSFGTGNAAKLLRIPLYAAGRIGTLLVPRGRRWVFGCGAGIGDGALALHRYASVAGHDTVWLTSSEREDRDAAALGLRTVRKDSLRGWWTTARAGVLVVTHGLGDVNRYANGGGFVVQLWHGIPLKRIGLDSPATTQVPDVPGAPLLRRLIALLYRGAAQRIRVLPAASHRARGRLESAFGLGDDRVVVTGEPRVDVLSAGTIEERRTAASALLHGLIDDLPDGARTVLYAPTWRDGAADPAVPSASEWVGIIRTLEDADAVLLIRSHLLGEGAYSPPLPTRRVRMLGASVLPDVSPALPAMDVLITDYSSLAYDVGLLRMPVLFLAPDAAAYARTRGFYGRFEDVAGDEVAADWGVLLRQLRTLLSDSDAFEAGTAHSATLSAEMHAYRDGRNTQRVYEAIRARGIPAPKGAA